In the Cydia fagiglandana chromosome 14, ilCydFagi1.1, whole genome shotgun sequence genome, one interval contains:
- the LOC134670600 gene encoding uncharacterized protein LOC134670600: MPTDIMSVSCRAERFGQSYTKKSCDAEVKSGFVVLSGLGRIRQDVRVVVYRTSLEHFAVIYPRKRLSKPIGVVNLRNTSVERAEQEMGLVVRQKGYDNAISAKFLCAERDVDSWITALSARVSPSCQQQTSLPVLVEEEAFDN; the protein is encoded by the coding sequence ATGCCAACCGATATTATGTCAGTCTCGTGTCGTGCCGAGCGCTTCGGCCAAAGTTACACCAAGAAATCATGCGACGCGGAGGTCAAATCCGGCTTCGTGGTCCTTTCAGGGCTCGGGAGGATACGACAGGACGTCAGAGTGGTGGTGTATAGGACATCTTTAGAGCACTTCGCCGTGATCTATCCCAGGAAGCGTCTGTCGAAGCCCATCGGTGTCGTCAACCTGAGGAATACATCAGTCGAGCGCGCGGAACAAGAGATGGGTTTAGTCGTGCGACAAAAGGGTTACGACAATGCGATATCCGCGAAGTTTCTGTGTGCTGAACGAGATGTGGACTCCTGGATAACGGCCCTCAGCGCAAGAGTGTCGCCTTCGTGCCAACAGCAGACCAGCCTGCCGGTGCTCGTCGAGGAGGAAGCCTTCGACAACTGA